In Aedes albopictus strain Foshan chromosome 3, AalbF5, whole genome shotgun sequence, the following are encoded in one genomic region:
- the LOC134290468 gene encoding uncharacterized protein LOC134290468, whose amino-acid sequence MGSKLSPLLADVFMSDFETEAQKHKLFPRVWKRYVDDVFAPIKERYLDQTLAMLNSQHSTINFTVEKEVDGKLPFLDLLISRNDDDMLKFGIYRKPTSTDRYITADSNHYGTQKKAAFHSMAHRLHNVPMDNIEFNEEKSRIFKAAEINGYDKGFVDKILQKHKRKKRRQNITTLQPATEEVKRISLPFYPKVTNPIKNTLRRQGLHVVHKSDNTLRDLLCNLKDKVPPEEQSGIYQVPCNDCPAVYIGQTRRKVKVRLKEHKNAVETNKPNESGVAAHTVASTHSIDWKNAKLIKAVRKASHLNAWESMLISNETQPLMNEDDPPITSSLFGLVKTTTIN is encoded by the coding sequence ATGGGTAGCAAACTATCGCCCCTGCTAGCAGATGTTTTCATGAGCGATTTTGAAACCGAAGCtcaaaaacacaaactcttcccaAGAGTTTGGAAGCGCTATGTAGATGATGTTTTTGCCCCTATCAAAGAGCGCTATTTGGACCAAACGCTAGCAATGCTTAACTCCCAGCACAGCACTATTAACTTTACTGTCGAGAAGGaggttgatggaaaattaccctTCCTAGATCTACTGATCAGTAGAAACGATGACGACATGCTAAAGTTTGGTATCTATCGAAAGCCAACATCAACCGATCGATACATTACTGCCGACTCTAACCACTACGGCACACAGAAAAAAGCTGCATTTCATTCAATGGCACACAGACTCCACAACGTGCCCATGGATAACATTGAATTTAACGAAGAGAAGTCTCGGATCTTTAAAGCAGCTGAAATTAACGGCTACGATAAGGGTTTCGTAGacaaaattctccaaaaacaTAAACGGAAAAAACGCCGGCAGAACATCACGACCCTACAACCTGCAACTGAAGAAGTTAAAAGAATCAGTCTCCCATTCTACCCGAAAGTCACAAATCCAATTAAAAATACACTCCGACGACAAGGACTTCATGTTGTACATAAGAGTGACAACACGTTACGCGATCTACTGTGTAACTTGAAGGACAAAGTCCCACCGGAAGAGCAATCTGGCATATATCAGGTACCTTGCAACGACTGCCCGGCGGTTTACATCGGCCAAACACGCCGCAAGGTCAAGGTACGTTTGAAAGAACATAAAAACGCAGTGGAAACCAACAAACCCAACGAATCCGGAGTTGCAGCACATACGGTAGCTTCTACCCATAGCATAGACTGGAAGAATGCGAAGCTGATCAAGGCAGTTAGAAAGGCTTCGCATCTCAACGCCTGGGAGTCTATGCTCATATCAAACGAAACGCAGCCATTGATGAACGAAGATGACCCCCCTATCACATCAAGTCTTTTTGGCctggtaaaaacgacgacgaTCAACTGA